A window from Micromonospora profundi encodes these proteins:
- a CDS encoding nucleotidyl transferase AbiEii/AbiGii toxin family protein codes for MIAPHLHEFYREVARVALTAAGPYRFVLGGGVAWAAHGLVARPTEDVDLFADVEGAAAAASTGVRVALERAGFTVTDADPDSELADLFDGYDQDMKDFVVSRDGRQIRLSLARLDRRQSPVVMDLGPVMDVRDLVANKIAALVNRREVRDFIDVAAALEHYDVTELLVLARQVDPALDPADVRAAGRYLDRLSDQRFGRYGLNAADVAQVRQRFAAWPR; via the coding sequence GTGATCGCCCCACACCTGCACGAGTTCTACCGGGAGGTGGCCCGGGTCGCGTTGACTGCCGCCGGACCGTACCGGTTCGTGTTGGGTGGCGGGGTGGCCTGGGCCGCGCACGGGTTGGTCGCCCGCCCGACGGAGGACGTCGACCTGTTCGCCGACGTGGAGGGCGCTGCCGCGGCTGCCTCCACCGGGGTACGCGTGGCGCTGGAGCGGGCCGGGTTCACCGTCACCGACGCTGACCCGGACAGTGAGCTGGCCGACCTGTTCGACGGGTACGACCAGGACATGAAGGATTTCGTGGTGAGCCGGGACGGGCGGCAGATCCGGCTCAGCCTGGCCCGGCTCGACCGGCGGCAGAGCCCGGTGGTGATGGATCTCGGGCCGGTGATGGACGTCCGTGACCTGGTCGCCAACAAGATCGCGGCGTTGGTCAACAGGCGGGAGGTCCGTGACTTCATCGACGTGGCGGCGGCCCTGGAGCACTACGACGTGACGGAGTTGCTGGTGCTGGCCCGGCAGGTCGATCCGGCCCTGGACCCGGCCGACGTGCGGGCCGCCGGCCGTTACCTCGACCGGTTGTCCGACCAGCGCTTCGGCCGCTACGGGCTGAACGCTGCCGACGTCGCCCAGGTCCGGCAGCGCTTCGCCGCCTGGCCACGCTGA
- a CDS encoding MFS transporter, translating into MSDAVDERRRWQAVGVGLVAAFMTLLDVSIVNVAVPSIDRALHASPSDLQWVLSGYALTFGLVLVPAGRFGDARGRRNAFVLGIGLFTATSALAGLATSPTWLVAARLLQGAAAGVVNPQVTGLIQELFRGPERARPFGLLGATIGISTAVGPLLGGLLIALGGEAHGWRWVFFVNVPVGIIAMILGWRLLPARPPGRIGRRRLDPVGVLLLGVGVVLVLLPLVQEQQWRTPWKWALIPAGLAVLVAFGLWERRYARHHEPLFDLRLFAFQSYTLGSIIALVYFGGFTAIFFIFTLFLQNGLGYSALVAGIAITPFALGSAAASALGGRIVNRFGRPLVAIGLLAVVLGLAATALALHLWPHAPAPLVTAGPLLVAGIGSGLVIAPNQTLTLAQVPVHQAGSGAGMLQTGQRIGAAAGIAAVGSMFFSSLADSRGNWTTAFEMSLLLATGIIALALVAALIDIFRSHNHTKT; encoded by the coding sequence ATGAGTGACGCGGTGGACGAACGCAGACGCTGGCAGGCCGTCGGCGTCGGACTCGTCGCCGCGTTCATGACGCTGCTCGACGTGAGCATCGTCAACGTGGCGGTGCCCTCCATCGACCGCGCGCTGCACGCCTCCCCAAGCGACCTCCAGTGGGTCCTCTCCGGGTACGCGCTCACCTTCGGCCTGGTCCTCGTGCCTGCCGGCCGCTTCGGTGACGCCCGGGGCCGGCGCAACGCATTCGTGCTGGGCATCGGGCTGTTCACCGCCACCAGCGCCCTCGCCGGCCTGGCCACCTCCCCCACCTGGCTGGTCGCCGCCCGGCTGCTCCAGGGTGCCGCCGCAGGCGTGGTCAACCCTCAGGTGACAGGGCTCATCCAGGAACTGTTCCGAGGGCCGGAAAGGGCCCGCCCGTTCGGGCTGCTCGGCGCGACGATCGGCATCTCCACCGCCGTCGGGCCACTGCTCGGCGGGCTCCTCATCGCCCTCGGCGGCGAGGCACACGGATGGCGGTGGGTCTTCTTCGTCAACGTGCCCGTCGGCATCATCGCGATGATCCTCGGCTGGCGCCTGCTGCCCGCGCGCCCCCCGGGAAGGATCGGCCGACGCCGGCTCGACCCGGTCGGAGTGCTGCTGCTCGGCGTAGGAGTGGTCCTGGTCCTGCTGCCACTCGTACAGGAGCAACAGTGGCGGACCCCCTGGAAATGGGCGCTCATCCCCGCCGGCCTGGCGGTCCTCGTCGCCTTCGGACTCTGGGAGCGGCGGTACGCGCGCCACCACGAACCCCTCTTCGACCTGCGGCTGTTCGCCTTCCAGTCGTACACACTCGGATCGATCATCGCCCTGGTCTACTTCGGCGGCTTCACCGCGATCTTCTTCATCTTCACGCTGTTCCTCCAGAACGGCCTCGGCTACAGCGCGCTCGTCGCCGGCATCGCCATCACCCCGTTCGCCCTCGGCTCCGCCGCCGCGTCGGCACTGGGCGGCCGCATCGTCAACCGCTTCGGCCGACCTCTGGTCGCCATCGGCCTGCTCGCCGTCGTACTCGGGCTGGCCGCCACAGCCCTCGCGCTGCACCTCTGGCCGCACGCCCCCGCACCCTTGGTCACCGCCGGGCCGCTACTCGTCGCCGGCATCGGCAGCGGCCTGGTCATCGCCCCCAACCAGACACTCACCCTCGCCCAAGTGCCCGTACACCAGGCCGGCAGCGGCGCCGGCATGCTCCAAACTGGTCAGCGCATCGGCGCGGCCGCCGGCATCGCCGCCGTCGGGTCGATGTTCTTCTCGTCGCTCGCCGACAGCCGCGGCAACTGGACCACCGCCTTCGAGATGTCCCTCCTGCTCGCCACCGGGATCATCGCGCTCGCGCTTGTCGCCGCGCTTATCGACATCTTCCGCAGCCACAACCACACAAAGACTTGA
- a CDS encoding glycosyltransferase family 4 protein, which yields MKVGILSYHFPPEPAFIPGSLAEELSARGHDVRVLTGFPDYPGGHVYPGWRQRWHHETHSRRLSVRRVPRYSGRGGSTGARMASYLSFAGSASLAARRFLGDVDVLYVFQLPATTFATAAVLRLLPKVPAVLHVQDVWARDGADDAGDDRWSARLGTAMTRIYRSAARVAVTAPSMRDLVVAAGADPARVRLVLNWTDERIFHPATPSAAARQMVRRDDRCVVMHAGTIGARQGLETAVRAAAALDRTMDLVLVGSGADERRVRGLAAELSAENVRFLERRSPVDMPELYAAADYQLVMLRDLPELRGMVPAKLQAALSCAVPVVASAGGDTAELVERTRAGLSCPPEDWAALADRFWLAATIPPSARTEMGRRGREAYLREMSLPAGVDRIEGLLHEAAGRTPQVVGQPREDLA from the coding sequence GTGAAGGTCGGCATCCTGTCGTACCACTTCCCGCCCGAGCCGGCCTTCATCCCCGGCAGCCTCGCCGAGGAGTTGTCCGCGCGGGGCCACGACGTCAGGGTGCTCACCGGCTTTCCGGACTACCCGGGCGGTCACGTCTACCCAGGCTGGCGGCAGCGCTGGCATCACGAGACGCACAGCCGGCGGCTGTCCGTCCGTCGGGTGCCGCGCTACTCCGGTCGTGGCGGGTCCACCGGGGCGCGGATGGCCAGCTACCTCTCGTTCGCCGGCAGCGCTTCACTTGCCGCTCGCCGGTTCCTCGGCGACGTGGATGTGCTCTACGTCTTCCAGTTGCCGGCCACCACGTTCGCCACCGCCGCCGTACTCCGGCTGCTGCCGAAGGTGCCGGCGGTGCTGCACGTGCAGGACGTCTGGGCGCGCGACGGCGCGGACGATGCGGGCGACGACCGCTGGTCGGCACGGTTGGGCACCGCGATGACGCGGATCTACCGGTCCGCCGCGCGGGTCGCGGTGACCGCGCCGTCGATGCGGGACCTGGTGGTCGCCGCCGGCGCCGACCCGGCCCGGGTCCGGCTGGTGCTGAACTGGACCGACGAGCGGATCTTCCATCCGGCGACGCCAAGCGCGGCGGCCCGCCAGATGGTCCGCCGCGACGACCGCTGCGTGGTCATGCACGCCGGGACCATCGGCGCCCGCCAGGGCCTGGAGACGGCGGTACGGGCCGCAGCGGCCCTGGACCGCACGATGGATCTGGTCCTTGTCGGTTCGGGCGCTGACGAGCGGCGGGTGCGGGGGCTCGCCGCCGAGTTGAGCGCGGAGAACGTCCGCTTCCTGGAGCGGCGCTCGCCTGTCGACATGCCCGAGTTGTACGCCGCCGCCGACTACCAGCTGGTCATGCTGCGCGACCTGCCGGAGCTTCGCGGCATGGTGCCGGCCAAGCTCCAGGCCGCGCTCTCCTGCGCCGTGCCGGTGGTCGCCTCGGCCGGTGGTGACACCGCCGAGCTCGTCGAACGTACGCGAGCGGGCCTGTCCTGCCCGCCGGAGGACTGGGCGGCGCTGGCCGACCGGTTCTGGCTGGCCGCCACCATCCCGCCGTCGGCACGCACCGAGATGGGGCGCCGGGGCCGGGAGGCGTACCTGCGGGAGATGTCCCTGCCGGCCGGGGTGGACCGGATCGAGGGCCTGCTGCACGAGGCGGCCGGCCGGACCCCGCAGGTAGTGGGGCAGCCGCGAGAAGACCTCGCGTAA
- a CDS encoding bifunctional metallophosphatase/5'-nucleotidase has protein sequence MTSPSGPSRRRVLAAAAAAASAPLIAAAPAQAGGPARPRTWDLTLLGTSDTHGNVYNWDYYRDAEYDDSRQNDVGVAKLATLINQIRAERLGKATLVLDAGDTIQGTPLATYYAKQEPITETGVKHPMARAMNIIDYDAVTLGNHEFNYGLPLLDLWIRQLGFPALAANAVNAKTGKPAFLPYVIKKVSLGFAAPALRVGILGLTNPGVAIWDRGNVEGRLRFDDMIATAAKWVPFMRARGADLVLISAHGGDSGTSSYGPELPNENPVALIAQQVPGIDAILFGHAHNEVVERFVTNERTGAQVLLSEPSKWGQRLTRMDFTLARERGRWAITRKTATMLNTNTVVEDPKVLAAVRRQHQKTVAYVNQVVAQSTVELSAAESRYKDTPILDFINHVQTEVVGAALAGTPYADLPVLSIAAPFSRTAVFPAGDVKIRDVAGLYVYDNTLEAVVLSGAEVRAYLEFSAKYFRTLAPGAPVDPEQISDPAVPDYNYDVISGLDYDIDISRPVGQRITRLMLPGTDTPVADNAQFVVAVNNYRRSGGGNFPGIVKTQVYNAQQEIRQLLIDWAQARGTIDPADFFQPNWRLVREGVPVF, from the coding sequence ATGACCTCTCCCTCCGGCCCGTCGCGTCGCCGGGTGCTCGCCGCCGCGGCCGCGGCGGCGAGCGCGCCGCTGATCGCCGCCGCCCCCGCGCAGGCGGGCGGCCCGGCCCGGCCGCGCACCTGGGACCTCACACTGCTGGGTACGTCGGACACTCACGGCAACGTCTACAACTGGGACTACTACCGCGACGCCGAGTACGACGACAGCAGGCAGAACGACGTCGGCGTGGCGAAGCTGGCCACCCTCATCAACCAGATCCGCGCCGAGCGACTTGGCAAGGCCACGCTGGTGCTGGACGCAGGCGACACCATCCAGGGCACGCCCCTGGCGACGTACTACGCCAAGCAGGAGCCGATCACCGAGACCGGCGTGAAGCATCCGATGGCCCGGGCGATGAACATCATCGACTACGACGCGGTGACGCTCGGCAACCACGAGTTCAACTACGGCCTGCCGCTGCTGGACCTGTGGATCCGCCAGCTCGGCTTCCCGGCTCTCGCCGCCAACGCGGTCAACGCGAAGACCGGCAAGCCGGCCTTCCTGCCGTACGTCATCAAGAAGGTCTCCCTCGGCTTCGCCGCGCCGGCCCTGCGGGTGGGCATTCTCGGCCTCACCAACCCCGGCGTGGCCATCTGGGACCGGGGCAACGTCGAAGGCAGGCTGCGTTTCGACGACATGATCGCCACTGCGGCGAAGTGGGTGCCGTTCATGCGTGCGCGCGGCGCGGACCTGGTGTTGATCTCCGCGCACGGCGGCGACAGCGGCACCTCCAGCTACGGTCCGGAGTTGCCCAACGAGAACCCGGTGGCCCTGATCGCCCAGCAGGTGCCGGGGATCGACGCGATCCTCTTCGGTCACGCGCACAACGAGGTGGTGGAACGGTTCGTCACCAACGAGCGGACCGGCGCGCAGGTGCTGCTCTCCGAGCCGTCGAAGTGGGGCCAGCGGCTCACCCGGATGGACTTCACCCTCGCCCGTGAGCGTGGCCGGTGGGCGATCACCAGGAAGACCGCCACCATGCTGAACACCAACACCGTGGTCGAGGACCCGAAGGTCCTCGCCGCGGTGCGCAGGCAACACCAGAAGACCGTGGCGTACGTCAACCAGGTGGTCGCCCAGTCCACGGTGGAGTTGTCGGCGGCGGAGTCACGGTACAAGGACACGCCGATCCTTGACTTCATCAACCACGTGCAGACCGAGGTCGTCGGCGCGGCGCTGGCCGGCACCCCGTACGCCGATCTGCCGGTGCTGTCGATCGCGGCGCCGTTTAGTCGCACGGCGGTCTTCCCCGCCGGCGACGTGAAGATCCGCGACGTGGCAGGGCTGTACGTGTACGACAACACCCTCGAGGCGGTCGTGCTCAGCGGAGCCGAGGTGCGCGCGTACCTGGAGTTCTCGGCGAAGTACTTCCGCACCCTCGCCCCGGGCGCCCCGGTGGACCCGGAGCAGATCAGCGACCCTGCGGTGCCGGACTACAACTACGACGTGATCTCCGGCCTGGACTACGACATCGACATCTCCCGGCCGGTGGGTCAGCGGATCACCCGCCTGATGCTGCCGGGCACCGACACCCCCGTCGCTGACAACGCGCAGTTCGTGGTGGCGGTGAACAACTACCGGCGCAGCGGCGGCGGCAACTTCCCGGGCATCGTGAAGACGCAGGTCTACAACGCGCAGCAGGAGATCCGCCAACTGCTCATCGACTGGGCGCAGGCCAGGGGCACTATCGACCCGGCCGACTTCTTCCAGCCCAACTGGCGGCTGGTACGCGAGGGCGTACCGGTCTTCTGA
- a CDS encoding SDR family oxidoreductase: MSNDQHTPQDPASQYGQQSGQPGQQQTPPGSTGEMTPKPDHGEESYRGSGKLDGKRALITGGDSGIGRAVAIAFAREGADVLISYLSEEEDADARETIRLVEAAGRRGIAVRGDITDEAHCQELVDRTVRDLGGIDILVNNAAYQMSQDKGILGISTEQFDRVLKTNLYAMFWLCRAAVPHLPEGSAIINTASIQAFDPSPQLLDYATTKAGIANFTKALAADLAEQGIRVNAVAPGPIWTPLIPATMPREKVEQFGTDTPQGRPGQPAELAPAYVFFASQESSYVTGEILGVTGGRPTK; the protein is encoded by the coding sequence GTGAGCAACGACCAGCACACCCCACAGGACCCGGCCAGCCAGTACGGGCAGCAGTCCGGCCAGCCCGGCCAGCAGCAGACGCCGCCCGGCTCGACCGGCGAGATGACGCCCAAGCCGGACCACGGGGAGGAGTCGTACCGGGGCAGCGGCAAGCTCGACGGCAAGCGGGCGCTGATCACCGGCGGTGACTCGGGGATCGGCCGGGCTGTCGCCATCGCCTTCGCCCGCGAAGGCGCCGACGTGCTCATCTCGTACCTGAGCGAGGAGGAGGACGCCGACGCCCGGGAGACCATCCGACTCGTCGAGGCCGCCGGCCGCCGGGGCATCGCCGTCCGCGGCGACATCACCGACGAGGCGCACTGCCAGGAACTGGTCGACCGGACGGTACGCGACCTGGGCGGCATCGACATCCTGGTCAACAACGCCGCCTACCAGATGTCGCAGGACAAGGGCATCCTCGGCATCAGCACCGAGCAGTTCGACCGCGTCCTCAAGACCAACCTGTACGCGATGTTCTGGCTGTGCAGGGCCGCCGTTCCGCACCTGCCCGAAGGGTCGGCGATCATCAACACGGCGTCGATCCAGGCGTTCGACCCGTCGCCGCAGTTGCTGGACTACGCCACCACCAAGGCGGGGATCGCGAACTTCACGAAGGCGCTCGCCGCCGACCTGGCCGAGCAGGGCATCCGAGTCAACGCGGTCGCGCCCGGTCCGATCTGGACGCCCCTGATCCCGGCCACCATGCCGAGGGAGAAGGTCGAGCAGTTCGGCACCGACACCCCGCAGGGCCGGCCCGGTCAGCCTGCGGAACTCGCGCCGGCGTACGTCTTCTTCGCGTCCCAGGAGTCCAGCTACGTCACCGGCGAGATCCTCGGGGTCACCGGCGGTCGACCGACAAAGTGA
- a CDS encoding DUF4012 domain-containing protein: protein MTESEQPRRRRSRSRRRRRARLRRALLAGLVAGCLLLASGGWVGFRGWQARAHLINAAGLARELSAQVVGGDTDRAQRTLAALQEQAGAARSATTDPSWHVARRTPFAGDDLDAVRRIAVAIDDLARHAFPTLLRADLTSLVPSGGRLDLAKLTAVSAELSQADEAVQSTRRDLAAVPADRLVSQIRQALTDLRGEIDRLASLTAAADQGARLLPPLLGANGSRRYLLVSQNLAELRATGGMFGAYALIEADKGSVRMGRQGSSASFGRFVPPLKLSAETRALWTDLPGMYPADVNLTPHFPTAASLYREMFRRKTGTTVDGVLAVDPVVLSYLLKATGPVAVPGGVPLASEKVVQTLLNESYQRLDIKQQDEFFASSAAAVFDAFFTKNVNPRVLLSAFDRAITERRILFWSARPEEQRTFSDSRMAGTLPEQDTVPTVGVFLNDGSGAKLGYYLRPTANLTVGECRPDGRRELRLRVTLRSTAPKSGLSESVLGLGMAGDPYTARTLVSVFSPAGGAVLDARLDGSETALGSGTERRRHVATANVEVGPGAERTLEMTVLTAKTSVGQAELWLTPTASPWTTQVHSAPRCDQ from the coding sequence GTGACGGAGAGCGAACAGCCACGTCGACGGCGAAGCCGATCCCGGCGTCGCCGCCGGGCGCGACTGCGCCGGGCGCTGCTCGCTGGCCTGGTGGCCGGCTGCCTGCTGCTGGCCAGCGGCGGGTGGGTGGGCTTCCGGGGCTGGCAGGCGCGCGCCCACCTGATCAACGCCGCCGGCCTGGCCCGGGAGTTGAGCGCGCAGGTGGTGGGCGGGGACACCGACCGCGCCCAGCGCACCCTCGCCGCCCTCCAGGAGCAGGCCGGCGCCGCCCGGTCCGCCACGACTGACCCGAGCTGGCACGTCGCACGGCGGACCCCGTTCGCCGGCGACGACCTCGACGCCGTCCGGCGGATCGCCGTCGCCATCGACGACCTGGCCCGGCACGCGTTCCCCACGCTGCTGCGCGCCGACCTGACCAGTCTGGTGCCCTCCGGCGGCCGGCTGGACCTGGCGAAACTCACAGCGGTCTCCGCCGAGCTGTCCCAGGCCGACGAGGCCGTGCAGAGCACCCGCCGTGACCTGGCCGCCGTGCCGGCCGACCGGCTGGTCAGCCAGATCCGGCAGGCGCTCACCGACCTACGCGGCGAGATCGACCGCCTGGCCAGCCTCACCGCCGCCGCCGACCAGGGCGCCCGGCTGCTGCCGCCGCTGCTCGGCGCGAACGGCTCGCGGCGATACCTGCTGGTCTCGCAGAACCTGGCCGAGCTGCGCGCCACCGGCGGCATGTTCGGCGCGTACGCGCTGATCGAGGCCGACAAGGGCTCGGTCCGGATGGGCCGCCAGGGCAGCAGCGCCTCCTTCGGCCGGTTCGTTCCGCCGCTGAAGCTGTCCGCCGAGACCCGGGCCCTCTGGACCGACCTGCCCGGCATGTACCCGGCCGACGTCAACCTCACCCCGCACTTCCCGACCGCCGCATCCCTGTACCGGGAGATGTTCCGCCGCAAGACCGGCACCACTGTCGACGGTGTGCTCGCTGTCGACCCGGTGGTGCTGTCGTACCTGCTCAAGGCCACCGGCCCGGTAGCGGTGCCCGGCGGCGTTCCCCTGGCCAGCGAAAAGGTCGTGCAGACCCTGCTCAACGAGAGCTACCAGCGGCTGGACATCAAGCAGCAGGACGAGTTCTTCGCCTCCTCCGCCGCCGCTGTGTTCGACGCCTTCTTCACGAAGAATGTCAACCCACGGGTGTTGTTGTCCGCATTCGACCGTGCTATCACCGAACGCCGGATATTGTTCTGGAGTGCCCGACCGGAAGAACAGCGGACATTCAGCGACAGCCGGATGGCCGGGACGCTCCCGGAACAGGACACCGTGCCGACGGTCGGCGTCTTCCTCAACGACGGCAGCGGCGCGAAGCTCGGCTACTACCTGCGGCCGACGGCGAACCTGACAGTCGGCGAATGCCGGCCCGACGGCCGCCGCGAGCTCCGGCTGCGGGTGACCCTGCGCTCCACGGCGCCGAAGTCAGGACTCAGCGAGTCCGTCCTCGGCCTCGGCATGGCTGGCGACCCGTACACCGCTCGCACGTTGGTGTCGGTCTTCAGCCCGGCAGGGGGCGCCGTGCTCGACGCCCGGCTCGACGGGTCGGAAACCGCGCTCGGAAGCGGCACCGAACGACGCCGCCACGTTGCCACGGCCAACGTCGAGGTCGGCCCCGGCGCTGAACGGACGTTGGAGATGACGGTCTTGACCGCCAAAACCAGCGTGGGGCAGGCCGAGTTGTGGCTGACTCCGACCGCCAGCCCATGGACCACCCAAGTTCATTCCGCACCACGATGTGACCAGTAG
- a CDS encoding geranylgeranyl reductase family protein: MIVWDLVVVGAGPAGLSAAHAAARAGLRTLVVERAAHPRYKTCGGGLIGTSLAAVRDRIEVPAADRVDRVTFTRDGRREFTRRNGSPVLTMVRREEFDDRLRAAAVAAGAQMRERVAVRAIEQDPEGVRLRLADGTTLTSRVVIGADGSSGVTARHVGVRYRQVDLGLELEVPVPPAEQERWRGRLLLDWGALPGSYAWVFPKGDRLTVGVIAGRGAGEGTRAYLREFVDRLGLTGLPAEHDSGHLTRCREEDSPLRRGRVLVVGDAAGLLEPWSREGISFALRSGELAGAAVADGDLAGYERAVAERLVPSMRAGFRLLDLFTARPTVFHALLATPPGWRMFVRFCQGRAGFDEMMDRRPVRVALAALERLPNPRRAQLADARG; this comes from the coding sequence GTGATCGTCTGGGATCTCGTCGTCGTCGGCGCCGGCCCCGCCGGGCTCTCCGCGGCACATGCCGCAGCCCGGGCCGGCCTTCGTACCCTTGTTGTCGAGCGGGCCGCGCACCCCCGGTACAAGACCTGCGGCGGCGGCCTGATCGGCACGTCCCTGGCGGCCGTACGGGACCGCATCGAGGTGCCCGCGGCCGACCGGGTGGACCGGGTGACGTTCACCCGCGACGGCCGCCGGGAGTTCACCCGCCGCAACGGCAGCCCGGTGCTGACGATGGTGCGCCGCGAGGAGTTCGACGACCGGCTGCGCGCGGCGGCGGTCGCCGCCGGCGCGCAGATGCGGGAACGGGTCGCGGTCCGCGCCATCGAGCAGGACCCCGAGGGGGTACGCCTGCGACTGGCCGACGGTACGACGCTCACGTCCCGTGTGGTGATCGGCGCGGACGGGTCGTCGGGGGTGACCGCCCGGCATGTGGGTGTGCGGTACCGGCAGGTGGATCTGGGGCTGGAGTTGGAGGTGCCAGTGCCGCCCGCCGAGCAGGAGCGCTGGCGGGGGCGGCTGTTGCTGGACTGGGGCGCGCTGCCCGGCTCGTACGCCTGGGTGTTCCCGAAGGGCGACCGGCTGACCGTCGGCGTGATCGCGGGCCGAGGTGCGGGGGAGGGGACCCGCGCCTACCTGCGGGAGTTCGTCGACAGGTTGGGGTTGACCGGGCTGCCGGCGGAGCACGACTCGGGTCACCTGACCCGCTGCCGCGAGGAGGACTCGCCGTTGCGGAGGGGCCGGGTGCTCGTGGTGGGGGACGCGGCCGGGCTGCTGGAACCGTGGAGCAGAGAGGGCATCAGCTTCGCGCTGCGCTCCGGTGAGCTGGCTGGCGCGGCGGTCGCCGACGGGGACCTGGCCGGCTACGAGCGTGCGGTCGCCGAGCGCCTGGTGCCGTCGATGCGGGCGGGGTTCCGGCTGCTCGACCTGTTCACCGCTCGCCCGACGGTGTTCCACGCCCTGCTGGCGACCCCGCCGGGGTGGCGGATGTTCGTCCGGTTCTGCCAGGGGCGGGCGGGCTTCGACGAGATGATGGACCGCCGACCGGTCCGGGTGGCGCTAGCGGCGCTGGAGCGGCTGCCGAACCCGCGCCGCGCGCAGCTCGCCGACGCGCGAGGCTGA